The genomic interval CGATTCAGCCTAGTAGGAAATAATAACGGGAACTATATTTTACAAAACAGTTCTAGCATTACAAAGATATACACTTTTATTGCACCTATAAACAACATACCACAAGGAAATTACGGCGCCATCACCCAACTTGTCCCTCCAACCAAGGTACAAGTGGCTACTTTTTTAGGTAAATACAATCCATCTGAAAAAACAGCAGTTAATTTTGAAATTGGACTAAGTAATAATGACAAAAATCTTTTCTCTACGCTTGATGACACCAACAATCAAGGTTTGAGTGGGAAAATAAATGCGAAGCAACGTTTGTTATCTAAACAATGGAACGTTGATGCGTTTGGAAAATATCAGTTAATTCAAAAAGATTTTAGTTCCGTAGAACGGCTTTATACTATCGAATTTGACAGAGATTGGAATATTGAAACGACACTTTTGGGTAACCAAAGTCTACTGACTTCTGGCTTAAATTTTAATTTGAATCCGAAAGCAAATTCTAAAAATAGCGGTGCTTTGACCTATCAATTTGAAAAGTTAGATTTTTCAGGGAATTTTTCTGGAAACAGACACCTTATCAATGGTTTGTTCCAAGTTAACAATTGGAATTTTAGCACACAAGGAAGTTACTTAAAAAGTGATGCTACAGCCAGTAAATCAACCTTCATTAGAAACCAAGCTCAGGTACGTTATCATTTTGACAAGAACTGGGTGGGTGCCAGTAACAGAATCGAAGACAATCAATCAAGAAACAAAACCACCAATGCTTTTACTACATTAAGTCAACGCTATAACGAATATGGTGTATTTATAGGAAGAGGAGACAGCACAAAAGTCTTTGTCGAATTAGGGCTTTTAAAGAGAAGTAATGATAGTATCCAAAACGGTATTTTACAAAGAGTAAACAACTCCAACTCTTACTTTTTGAAATCAAAATTAATTCAAACCAATACTAGCGACTTAACGGTTTATGCTAATTATAGAGTTTTGGATTATGAAAATTCAAATAAAAAGAAAGAATCTACATTAAATTCGAGAGTAGTTTTTAACGACCGCTTTTTCAATCAATTGTTACAAACAACAACTGCGTATGAAACCAATTCGGGATCATTACCACAACAAGAATATACTTTTCTAGAAGTCGATTCTGGACAAGGGGTATATATGTGGAATGATTATAATAATAACGGCATTCAAGAGCTACAGGAGTTTGAAATCGCTCCTTTTATTGACCAAGCAAAATACATTCAAGTGTTTTTGCCAAACTTAGTTTATATCAAAACGCATCAAACTAAGTTTTCACAATCTTTGATTATCAATCCCAGTCAGTGGCAAAACAAAACAGGTTTTCCAAAATTGGCTTCCTATTTATACAATCAAACTACTTTTTTAATTGATAGAAAAACAAAAAATAATGGTGATAATTTTGAGCTAAATCCGTTTGCTACAACATCTGAAAATGTTTTGGGTTTGAGTTCTAGTTTTAGGAACAGTTTGTTTTACAACCGAGGCAAACAAAACCATTCCGTGACCTATACGTATTTGGACAACAAAGCCAAAAATCTGCTTTCTAATGGAACTCAAGAAACGGCTAACAGTTCCCATCAATTACAGTATGCACATTTGTATAGAAAAAGTTGGTTGTTTGGCTTTTTTACCAAAACTATTGCAACGAGCGTTACCTCCGAAAATTATCCTCTTAAAAACTATACCGTTTCAGGATATCAATTGGCTCCAAAAATCAGTTATTTATTTTCCAAGAATACGAGTTGGGACCTTTTCTATGAATTGCAAAACAAGAAAAATCAAATTGGCGATTTGGAGACTCTTTTACAAAATAGATTTGGGACCTCCATTTCCTATTCAGGCACAAAAAACATTACTTTAAATGGTGAGGTTTCTTTTTATCAAAATAAATATGATGGTAACGAATTCTCTTCTGTAGGTTTCCAAATGCTTGAGGGCTTACAAACGGGTCAGAACTTGGTTTGGAAGCTACTTTTACAGAAAAATATCACTCAGTTTTTAGACATTAACTTTAATTACCTGGGTCGAAAAAGTGAAACTAGCAAAACCGTTCATACTGGTAATATTCAATTGAGGGCTTATTTTTAATAATTAATATTTCGCTCTAAAACCATACAATTAGTACCTTTCCAAAAAGTTTATCAAAAAATGAAAACTGAGCATACCAAAGGAACAATCTTAATCGCCGTTTTAAATTGGGGCTTGGGTCATGCTACTCGTTGTATTCCCATCATTCAGAAACTACAAGAATCTAATTTCACTCCTATTATTGCTTCTAATGGCATGGCATTGGCATTATTAAAAAAAGAATTCCCCCAAATAAAACATCTGGAATTACCTTCGTACCAAATAGAATATCCTAAACGAAAGATATTATTTAAATGGAAATTAATTCAAAGTTTGCCCAAGATAGCTAAGGCAGTTTTAGACGAAAATAAAATAGTTCAGGAATGGATCAATCAATATGATATTGACGGCATCATTTCAGATAATAGACTAGGTTGTTATTCTACAAAAATCCCTTCAGTTTACATTACACACCAAATTAATGTAATGACTGGAAGTACTACTTGGTTCAGTAGTATATTACATCAATATTTTATCAAAAAATTTAATACTTGTTGGGTTCCTGATCTGCAGCAGTCTATCAACTTGGCGGGAAAACTTAGCCATACTCAAAAAGGGAAACTAAATTTAACATACATTGGTCCTATCAGTCGGTTTCAAAAAAAAGAACGTCCCATTCAATATCAACTAATGATTATTTTGTCTGGTCCAGAACCTCAACGGAGCCTATTAGAAACTAAATTAATCACTGAAATTGTAACGTTTAATGGTTCGGTACTTTTCGTAAAAGGGATAGTTACGAAGGACCAAATTATTGAAAGAGTCAGAAATACAACTTACTATAATTACATGAACAGTGAGCAGCTGGAAGAAGCACTGAATGAAAGCGAACTCATTCTTTGCCGCTCTGGTTATAGTTCCATTATGGACTTAGCTCAGCTTGAAAAGAAAGTGTTCTTCATCCCTACTCCTGGACAGTTTGAACAAGAATATTTGGCAGAAAAACTAGAAGCTGATGGAATCGCTCCATATATGAGTCAAGATTATTTTTCAATTGAAGCACTTAACAAAACAACTTTATATAGTGGCTTTGTAAATCTAGAAACTACTGTAGAGTGGACTGCTCTATTAAATATTTTCAATAAAAAAACCGATAGTCAATTTCATAAAGAAACATAACTATCGGTTTTTGAAAATTTGTTGTCTTAGAAAAGACTATTTTTTTTCAGTGAACTTTTCGTGTTTGATCATTTTAGCATTAATCATAAAATAAACTGATTCTGCTACATTTGAATTATGGTCTGCAATTCGCTCCATATGCTTTAAGGCAATGATAAGTTTTGTTCCAGAAACTACTGTTTTAGAATTGCTTTTCATCTCCCCAATTATATTTTCAATAGCATCTATACTATTACTTTTAATGCTATTATTCAAAGCAAAAATCCTTTCAATTTTTGACTCATCTAAATCTTTAAAACATTCATTAGTTTCAGATGTAATCAACACAACCTCTTTAGTAATATCTATAATATTAAATTTAGAAATCAACTCATGCTTTTCTTTGATGCTTTTAGATAATTTGATGATACTCATTGACAAATCACCAATTCTTTCAATCTCATTACTAATTTGCATAGCCGACATGATAAACCTCAAATCTGAAGCAACTGGTTGTTGTAGTGCAAAAACTGTTTGACAAATATCATCAATCTTTAAATCAAGTTTGTCAATTTTATTTTCTGTCTTTTTTACTTCTTTAACTTCTGCAAAAGGTTCTGAAAGAATAGATTTTACCGCTTCAGAAATTTGACTTTCGGCCAAACCTCCAATTTTTATTATAATACTTCTAAGTTTCCCTAGTTCTGTTTCTAAATATGATGCCATTGTGAATGGGTTATTTGTTTAAATGTTTAAATGTTTTATGGATTAAACGGTTAAACGGTTAAACGTTTAAACGGTTAAATCTAAAAAAATTATCCAAATCTTCCTGTTATATAATCTTCAGTTTGTTTCTTAGATGGTTTAGTGAAAATCGTTTTGGTTTTGTCATACTCAATCAATTCTCCCATATAGAAAAAAGCAGTATTATCACTAATACGTCCTGCTTGTTGCATATTATGTGTTACAATTACAATAGTATATTTTTCTTTTAATTCATAAATAAGCTCTTCCACTTTAGAAGTAGAAATAGGATCTAGTGCAGAAGTAGGCTCATCCATCAATAAAATAGAAGGTTGTATTGCCAATGCACGTGCAATACACAAACGTTGTTGTTGACCACCTGAAAGTTCAAACGCTGATTTATGTAATTTATCTTTCACCTCATCCCAAAGGGCAACTTGCTCAATGGTGGTAATAACACGCTCCTCAATTATTTTTTTATCCGTAATCCCGTTTACTCTAAGTCCGTAGGCTACGTTTTCATAAATTGATTTTGGAAATGGATTCGGTTTTTGAAAAACCATCCCTACATTTTTCCTTAAGTCATCAACATTGGTTTGTTTATCATAAATATCATTGCCATCAATAGTAATAGACCCCGTCATCTGAGTATTATCTATTAGGTCATTCATACGATTCAACAAACGTAAATAAGTTGATTTGCCACAACCAGAAGGACCTATCAATGCTGTTACTGTATTTTCTTTCATCGACAATGAAATATCGTGTAAGGCTTGAGATTCTCCGTAATAAAAATTTACGTTCTGTGATACTATTTTATGCATGTTATATTATTATTTAATCCTAAAATTAAGAAATCTAATCCTTTTGTGAAATAAAGCAAACCTTAATTATTCAAGGCCGTACTTATTTCCAATTCGGAATTAATTCATTTTTACTTTTTTACCAAAATATTTACGAAGCTTATTTGCTAACAAATTTGAAATCAAAACTATGACTATCAAAACAAGTGCTGTCCCGTATGCCATTGCTCTAGAAGCTTCAATATTCGTTCCGCTAGTAGAAATTACATATAAATGATACGGCAATGCCATGGCTTGATCAAAAATAGAGGTAGGCAATTTAGGCAAAAAATACGCAGCAACGGTAAATAAAATGGGGGCCGTTTCACCAGAAACACGTCCTATGGACAAAATTAAACCTGTAATAATATTTGGAAAAGCGATCGGAAAAACTACGTTACTTGTTGTTTGCCATTTACTAGCACCTAAGCCTAAACTGGCTTGTCTAAAGGTGTCGTCAACTGCTTTTAAAGACTCTTCCGTAGTTCGGATAACAACTGGCAACACTAATAATCCTAGTGTTAATCCCCCTGCCAATATTGAATCTCCAAAACCTAATTTATTTACAAATAAAGACATTCCGAAAAGTCCAAATACAATCGAAGGTACTCCTGCAAGGTTGTTGGTCATTTGTTTGATGATCTTTTTTACCCAACCATCTTTTACATATTCATTCATATATAAGGCAGCCAAAACTCCTACTGGAAAAGCAAAAACCATACTTACAATGACCAAACATAGTGTTCCAACAATTGCCGGAAAAATCCCTCCACTGGTCATCCCATCTTTAGGCATCTCTGAGATAAATTCCCAACTGATCACTCCTATTCCTTTGACTACTATAAAAGCTAAAATCACAAATAAGAGTGCTACAATAGCGTAGCTTATTCCAGTGAATATTCCAAAAGCAATATTTTGATTACGTCTTTTTCTCTTAACTAATTTATTTTTACTGCTCATACTAGTGTTTTTTATGAGATTTACTATTGGTCACTAATTCAACCAACATATTAATCCCAAATGTAATGATAAACAAAATACACCCCAAAGCAAACAATGCCTCATAATGCAATCCCCCATTTGGAGCTTCCCCTAATTCAGCCGCAATAGTTGCAGGAATCGTTCTAACAGGTGCTAAAAAAGTATGTGGAATTACAGCCGCATTACCTGTTACCATCAAAACTGCCATTGTTTCTCCTATCGCTCTACCGATTCCTAAAATTGCACCAGCCGTTATTCCTGAAGCAGAATGAGGTATAACAACTTTATATATGGTTTGCCAATGACTTGCTCCAAGAGCTAAACTAGCTTCCTTCATTGCTCTAGGCGTATTGCGCATAGCGTCTTCAGAAATAGTAATAATTGTTGGCAATGCCATAATGGCTAAAACAATACTTCCCGCCAAAGCAGTTTCACCCACAGGTAAATTAAATGTACTTTGAATCAAGGGAACTATAATCACTAAACCAAAAAAACCATATACCACAGAAGGAATCCCTGCCAGTAGTTCGATTAAGGGCTTCAATAAATTACGTGTTTTTTTCTTGGCAATTTCACTCAAAAAGATGGCAGCTGCTAAACCTATTGGTAATGCAATAAGAATTGCCCCAAAACTTACCCAAAGTGTACCGTAAATTAAGGGTTTCACACCCATTTGTGCTATAGGCTGCGCAGTTGGAAACCATTCTTCTCCAGATAAAAATTTAGAGATTGTTATTTTATCAATATCTAGTTCTCTACCAGCAAAATCCTTGGCTTTATAAGTATCCGCGAAGAAAGCAATTATACCAGGAGTTTTATTAATAAGCTCATTAATTTTCTCAGGGAAATATTCAAAATTTTCTCCTAATTCTTCGTCTGTATAATAATCCGAAATATCGGAAGTTCTAAATAAAACAATTGGCAAATCGGCCCCTCCTATTTCATTCCAATTCTTAATCTTTTGATCATAAACATCTTTGACTTGAGCTGGTGAAAGTTTTTGTACAGGGTTAGTTGTTGCTACTGCCAATAAAAAACCATCATCAATGGGCTTCCTACTAAATACTCCTGCCCCTTCAATAAATAAAAAAAAGACAATCAAAATCACCGTAACACTGGTAGTTACACTACTCAGCATCAATATAGACTCAATTATCTTCTCTTTGATCTGTTTTAAATTTGTTTTCAAATCAGTATATTTAATTTTTCAACAAAATTACGCTAGACACGCGCCTTTAATGTTTGTAGATTATTAACCTTATGTTAACTTAACGTTAAGAAGTGTTCTTTTGTAAAATAAATAATGCAATAACAAAAAAAGGCCGTCTATTAAGACAGCCTTTACATTTTTATATAAATAACCTATTGAATTTAGTCTAAAGGAACATATCCAATTTCAGAAACATTCTTTTGTCCAGCAGCAGATAATGCATAATCAACAACTGATTTTACTTTAGCTGCATTTGTTTTGTTATACATATAAAACAAAGGTCTTGAAATTGGGTAGGTTTTATCTTTTGCACTTGCTACAGATGGAGCAACATAGTTTTTACCTTGATCGTAAGAAACAGCTAATTGCTTTACTTCTTTAGTCTCATAAGCTAAACCTACATATCCAATAGCTCCTTTAGTTTGCCCTACCGCTTGTACAATTGCACCTGTTGCTGGTAAACTCAAAATATCAGTAGCATAATTTTTCTTATCCATTACTTCTTCTTTGAAAAACTCATACGTTCCAGAAGAAGACTCTCTTGAGTAAGCAACGATTTTCGCGTCTGCTCCACCAACTTCTTTCCAGTTTTTGATTTCACCAATGTAAATTTTTTCCAATTGCTCACGAGTCAACTGTGAAACTTTATTATCTGGATTTACAATTACAGCCAATGCATCATAAGCAATAATTACTTTTTCAATTTCAGTTTTAGTTTCAACAAATTTTAATTTTTCTTCTGTTTTCAAATCTCTTGAAGCCATTGCAATATCAGTAGTCCCGTCAATTAAAGCAGTTAATCCAACTCCTGAACCTCCACCTACAACAGTAATACTCACATTTGCATCATTCTTCATTAATTCCTCAGCTTCTTTTTGAGCTAATGGCAATACTGTATCACTCCCTTTGATGGTTACAGATACTTCAGCATTACCCTCTTTATTTTCAGTTTTAGCCTTACCACAACTTAACATACCAATCAATGGTAATATTAATAATAATTTAAATTTATTCATTTTTTAATTTTTTGTTTAATTTTCTACAAAAATAACCTCCCAATATTAACTCTATGTTAAGGCAATATTATTCAATCTTTATACTTTATAATAAAAGCTCAGTTGATTATTACAAACCAATTTCAACTTGAAAACGTGCAAACCAATTATTTGAAACTGATGAACCATATTTCTGTACATTATCATATGATAATTCGGTTTGAACCTTCATTTTATGACCAAAAAGATATCTTGACAATCCAACAGTGTATTCATCAACATTAGGACTTTTTGTTTTTATATCATCATGTACTTTTTGGGTAGAAAAACGACCGATAAGTTGGTACTCCGAAGGAAAAACATAACTCAATTGAGTATCTACACCGTGTCCAACAAATACAGCCTGGCTTTTAGTAATATCCAATGCATCAACAGTAATTGGATTATTAGCGTCTCTAGACATATAAGCACCTGTAGCTGACCAACCGTTGTATTTAAAAACAGCATCTATAAAAACCGACTTCAAAGTCCTTGCTTCATACAAGCTACTTCCTAATTGACCTTGAGACCTAAGAGCATTGTTATTCTGACTAAAACCACCCGACAACATCAATTTAGGTGTTTTCTCTCTCATTAAATCTGCTTCAAAATTAGAACCGTTTTTCGTAAAAGCACCTAAAGGAAACAATTCTAATTTACCCGTTAAAGCAATCCCATCATCAGATGTTTTTACCCAGTTACGACCTTCTCCTTTAGATATAGCTCCTTTCAACCCATAGTAAAATTTATCTTTTTTCTCTTTAGCATATTCTACAAATACACCAAAATCACGGTCGATATTAAACTTAGAGTTATTAATACTACGATCTGTAAGTTCTAATGAACCAGACGAAATCACCCGTTGGTTATTTCCTGGTAATTTGGTTTGCCCAAAAGCTAACTTCAAATCAGAATTTGGCTGATAAAAGAAAACTCCATCTAATATTACGTTTCCACTATTTCCAACCGCAACGGTTCCTATATCCCTAGCCGAAAATCCAAGCTCTACTTTATAACCAAACTTTGGGTTTACAACAAAACCATCAAGTTTTAATCTCATTCTTCTGATTTCACCTTCAACTACTCCAGACTTACCTTCTTCTTTACCGTAACCTATTCTACTTTGAACTCTAAAGCCGATATTCATTTGAAACAAACTATCTACAGCTGTAAAGCCTACTTTTTTTCCTGAGGTATAATATCCTTCCAAAGCCGATTTGGCAACCGTTGGTTTTTTAACATCTTGTGCCGTTATTATCATTGAAAACAAAAGCGAAATACTTAATAAAAATTTTTTCATTTTAACAATTAGTTATCATTGTGTTATTACGGTGCAAAACTAATGTTAATAAAAAAGGACAGTATTAACTTAATGTTATGATAACCTCAACAAACGGTAATCAAAAACAATAAAACACACAAAAAAACACCTTAAACACTTGATATACAAAGTATTAGATAAAACAAAACAGGAAAAATCAGCACGAAAAAAGAAGACGTAATTTACTATTTTTAGAGGTTTTTCCTTATCGAAAATAAAAAAAAACAGTTTTTTCTTTCACTGGTTTTTAAAAAACTAACTCGAAAAATTTAGGAAAAATAGTAAAATCATAAAAAGAGCCTCTTAAACTGAAACGTTTAAGAGGCTCTCTAAAATCAAAAAGAAATACTATTGAAACCTAGAAATTAATCTGAAGTTGTAAGCGCAACAAATTACCTGTTTGTGCATTTATTGGCTTTGCAGCATCTTCGTACCTTCTACTTGAAATAGTATAATCTGCTACTACTTCAACATTTTTAAATGGTTGCCATTCAACACCAATTTCCAAATCATTAACAGAATAACTTCTTGCATCCAATTCTTGTTTCTTACCACCACGATACATTTGATACTTTACAAACGGCAACACCACTTGTTGATCTATTTTTAAGTTATAAAATGCTTGCATATAACCACCGTGAAGTCTTTTTTGGTCGATCGTATTGGTTGCAGTATTATACTCTGGCCCCGTACCTATATTATATTCCGCTTGTAGACCGAAAGGTTTTGGATAAAGAATCATGCTTCCAGCAACTCGTTGGTCTAAATATTCTCCGTTTGCATTGTATATCACATTCTTTGCTGTACTGATACTTTGCACTACATATTTACCAGTATACCCTTGAATACCAGCTTCAAAAACTTGTCCGTTTTTGAACTCAAACGGGTAAGATACACGAGCTGCTATGTGTTGATTATTATTAGCCTCTGCTCTATTTGCTGTTTGTCCATTATAAATAGCAAGACCTACAACACCATAATCACCAGATCCTTTTAAACCATCAGACACCAATTTGGCAAACAATTCTCTTTTCTCTTTTGGAGCCCAATAAAACATCACTCCCAAATCACGCTCATTGGCCACAGCACTATTTAAGGCATCATTACGATCCAAAGTTAACCTGTTTTGACTTGATTGCATGTTTTCAAATCCATAAGGAACCTTACTTTGACCGACTCTAAAACGGAACTCTTTTTTGGAATCTAATGAAATATCTGCATAAGCATCTCTTATTTGTAAAAAATTATTAGATGTAGAAGAAGCAGAAGAAGCAAAATCTGGCTGAATGTAAATGTAAACACGATCGTGAACATTTCCGGAAAAAACCAAACGACCACGTCTAATAAAGAAACTATTGTCTCCTCCCCATGATTTATCACACTGTTCGCAACCTAAATCAGAATTAGTTTCTAACAACTTATTATACCTCACTTGCATATACCCTCTTAGACTAATAGTCTCAAACCATTTTTTAACTGGTAAAACTGTTGTTTTTGGCGCTTCAGTCACAGCTTGTCCTTGGGCCATCATTGTCATAAAGACTAAGGCAATTATTGAAAAAATAATTTTTTTCATAACGATTAAATTTTTGTTAATTTTTCGACAAATCTATAACAAGAGAAGGTTCTCAATGTTAAGGAATCTTTAATAAAA from Flavobacterium ovatum carries:
- a CDS encoding glycosyltransferase, with protein sequence MKTEHTKGTILIAVLNWGLGHATRCIPIIQKLQESNFTPIIASNGMALALLKKEFPQIKHLELPSYQIEYPKRKILFKWKLIQSLPKIAKAVLDENKIVQEWINQYDIDGIISDNRLGCYSTKIPSVYITHQINVMTGSTTWFSSILHQYFIKKFNTCWVPDLQQSINLAGKLSHTQKGKLNLTYIGPISRFQKKERPIQYQLMIILSGPEPQRSLLETKLITEIVTFNGSVLFVKGIVTKDQIIERVRNTTYYNYMNSEQLEEALNESELILCRSGYSSIMDLAQLEKKVFFIPTPGQFEQEYLAEKLEADGIAPYMSQDYFSIEALNKTTLYSGFVNLETTVEWTALLNIFNKKTDSQFHKET
- the phoU gene encoding phosphate signaling complex protein PhoU — protein: MASYLETELGKLRSIIIKIGGLAESQISEAVKSILSEPFAEVKEVKKTENKIDKLDLKIDDICQTVFALQQPVASDLRFIMSAMQISNEIERIGDLSMSIIKLSKSIKEKHELISKFNIIDITKEVVLITSETNECFKDLDESKIERIFALNNSIKSNSIDAIENIIGEMKSNSKTVVSGTKLIIALKHMERIADHNSNVAESVYFMINAKMIKHEKFTEKK
- the pstB gene encoding phosphate ABC transporter ATP-binding protein PstB, translated to MHKIVSQNVNFYYGESQALHDISLSMKENTVTALIGPSGCGKSTYLRLLNRMNDLIDNTQMTGSITIDGNDIYDKQTNVDDLRKNVGMVFQKPNPFPKSIYENVAYGLRVNGITDKKIIEERVITTIEQVALWDEVKDKLHKSAFELSGGQQQRLCIARALAIQPSILLMDEPTSALDPISTSKVEELIYELKEKYTIVIVTHNMQQAGRISDNTAFFYMGELIEYDKTKTIFTKPSKKQTEDYITGRFG
- the pstA gene encoding phosphate ABC transporter permease PstA, with translation MSSKNKLVKRKRRNQNIAFGIFTGISYAIVALLFVILAFIVVKGIGVISWEFISEMPKDGMTSGGIFPAIVGTLCLVIVSMVFAFPVGVLAALYMNEYVKDGWVKKIIKQMTNNLAGVPSIVFGLFGMSLFVNKLGFGDSILAGGLTLGLLVLPVVIRTTEESLKAVDDTFRQASLGLGASKWQTTSNVVFPIAFPNIITGLILSIGRVSGETAPILFTVAAYFLPKLPTSIFDQAMALPYHLYVISTSGTNIEASRAMAYGTALVLIVIVLISNLLANKLRKYFGKKVKMN
- the pstC gene encoding phosphate ABC transporter permease subunit PstC, which codes for MKTNLKQIKEKIIESILMLSSVTTSVTVILIVFFLFIEGAGVFSRKPIDDGFLLAVATTNPVQKLSPAQVKDVYDQKIKNWNEIGGADLPIVLFRTSDISDYYTDEELGENFEYFPEKINELINKTPGIIAFFADTYKAKDFAGRELDIDKITISKFLSGEEWFPTAQPIAQMGVKPLIYGTLWVSFGAILIALPIGLAAAIFLSEIAKKKTRNLLKPLIELLAGIPSVVYGFFGLVIIVPLIQSTFNLPVGETALAGSIVLAIMALPTIITISEDAMRNTPRAMKEASLALGASHWQTIYKVVIPHSASGITAGAILGIGRAIGETMAVLMVTGNAAVIPHTFLAPVRTIPATIAAELGEAPNGGLHYEALFALGCILFIITFGINMLVELVTNSKSHKKH
- a CDS encoding phosphate ABC transporter substrate-binding protein is translated as MNKFKLLLILPLIGMLSCGKAKTENKEGNAEVSVTIKGSDTVLPLAQKEAEELMKNDANVSITVVGGGSGVGLTALIDGTTDIAMASRDLKTEEKLKFVETKTEIEKVIIAYDALAVIVNPDNKVSQLTREQLEKIYIGEIKNWKEVGGADAKIVAYSRESSSGTYEFFKEEVMDKKNYATDILSLPATGAIVQAVGQTKGAIGYVGLAYETKEVKQLAVSYDQGKNYVAPSVASAKDKTYPISRPLFYMYNKTNAAKVKSVVDYALSAAGQKNVSEIGYVPLD
- a CDS encoding porin codes for the protein MKKFLLSISLLFSMIITAQDVKKPTVAKSALEGYYTSGKKVGFTAVDSLFQMNIGFRVQSRIGYGKEEGKSGVVEGEIRRMRLKLDGFVVNPKFGYKVELGFSARDIGTVAVGNSGNVILDGVFFYQPNSDLKLAFGQTKLPGNNQRVISSGSLELTDRSINNSKFNIDRDFGVFVEYAKEKKDKFYYGLKGAISKGEGRNWVKTSDDGIALTGKLELFPLGAFTKNGSNFEADLMREKTPKLMLSGGFSQNNNALRSQGQLGSSLYEARTLKSVFIDAVFKYNGWSATGAYMSRDANNPITVDALDITKSQAVFVGHGVDTQLSYVFPSEYQLIGRFSTQKVHDDIKTKSPNVDEYTVGLSRYLFGHKMKVQTELSYDNVQKYGSSVSNNWFARFQVEIGL
- a CDS encoding porin, which encodes MKKIIFSIIALVFMTMMAQGQAVTEAPKTTVLPVKKWFETISLRGYMQVRYNKLLETNSDLGCEQCDKSWGGDNSFFIRRGRLVFSGNVHDRVYIYIQPDFASSASSTSNNFLQIRDAYADISLDSKKEFRFRVGQSKVPYGFENMQSSQNRLTLDRNDALNSAVANERDLGVMFYWAPKEKRELFAKLVSDGLKGSGDYGVVGLAIYNGQTANRAEANNNQHIAARVSYPFEFKNGQVFEAGIQGYTGKYVVQSISTAKNVIYNANGEYLDQRVAGSMILYPKPFGLQAEYNIGTGPEYNTATNTIDQKRLHGGYMQAFYNLKIDQQVVLPFVKYQMYRGGKKQELDARSYSVNDLEIGVEWQPFKNVEVVADYTISSRRYEDAAKPINAQTGNLLRLQLQINF